The DNA window aaaattcaacatggataatgagaaagtaaaataataaaataataaactaatattaCCTCTAACAATTAGGGCTTCAAATTTTTTTCAAGTTTGGTagagcttcgtgctgataacgtgttatgaaattaaccaaaacaatatagatgaaggagagatgaatgagagaaaaagtaatattgtattatcatctttcaagtagatttctttacattgcaaagtggtctctatttataggatattaggaatgtgaaaaatcataaccttactataccacttaatagggaatatgaagatgaaagataagaatatatatggacatccacaataatatttattcataacaatatatatatatatatatatatatatatatatatatatatatatatatatatatatatatatatatatatatatatatatatatatatatatatatatatatatatatatatatatatatagacagtAATTATGTAATATTTATGAGAATTTTTTGATAGACCccctaaccttcttggtcacccgcgGCGAAATTCTCAGAATGTCCctatattttggaaatgcatctccgaaaccacctttttatgaaaaaaatgtggtttcggatatgcacttccgaaaaaggtgatttcggagatgtacatccgaaataaagttaatttccagaaaaaaaaaaggtgaattcggagttgcatctccgaattcacccccttggaagaattcggaTATGTACTTCCGAAATCTTGTCTGATACATAAATCAAACGAACAACGCTTCGATTTATCATAAAGCAGCAACATTACAAATATtttgaggatgagtcaacattttgttATAGAATATTAGAAGAAGAGCAGCACGCACACATTATCTCATCAAACTCCATCATCCATGGCTAGAGCAAATTCCACCCTTCCCATCTCTTTCTTCGAGATTATTCTTCAAACCAATCTTAAAACTATTGTAACCATTCCTTTCAACTTGCTACTACTGTCTCCTATGTTATGTTATTCTATCTGTTTTCCCTctttttttaatctattaatAATGTTATTACTTTTTACAGAAAATACTGAATAAGTTTACAAGGAGTCACGGAGCTGGTCTACCAAATCCAGTGATGATGAAGCCTCCTGATGGCACTAAATGGAAAGTGTTTTGGAAAAATATCAATGGTGAGATTTGGTTTCAAAAGGGTTGGAATACTTTTACTAAAAACTACTCTCTACAATATGGTTGTTTGGTAGTGTTTAAGTATAAGGAAGGAAGTGTTGATGATGAATCAATTGAGATTTTGAATGAAAGACTTAATAAGAAGAAGGCTACACATAAGTTACCATTAGTTTCTCCTAGACGTCATAAAAAAGTTATAGGTATGTGGATTTAACTTTTATTGTTAAGAACTGAGTATCTCTTACTAACTCTAACTTAGTTTCTTTTCATAAATGATGCTACATATTTAATATATACAGGTGAGATTAAGGAGACTAGTGGAAGAACTACATCATTGAATTGTCCAAGAGAAAATAGTGCTCAAGAAGTCATCTAACAgttaaaatttgaatattaagtgctttcgaaaatgcatctccgaaaacatcaaaaaatgggtgctttcggaaatgcatttccgaaatctgaaaaaatctttaaaaaaaataattcggagatacatcttcgaagCAGAAACAAGTTGAGAATTTCGCTGGGGTCACCCCATAGAAGGGTCAATAAAAAAATTcgcatatttatttaatatttacatCGACTTTACGCGATTCGTGCGGATGCACAAATCCTTTAGTGGTTATTTAATAATTCCTTAACAcgtttcaaattttatttaaccTCTCGACCCATGTTTCAAAATACACTACCATGTtaatctcttttttattttaatgcacccattttcattttttttaaaacctctCGCCACTACCTCATGTAGTGGTCAGTTTTCATTTTTTAACTTATTGATTAATATTTATGCGAATTTGTCCGCCGATTCGTTCAGTTTTCATTTGTCCGCCTCCCAGTAAAGTCCGCCCCGCCTCGCCTATTCGTTCAGTCCGTCTCGCCTTAAGTCCgtcattttttagttaattctagtaatttcaaATCTTGATGGTTTTAatctatacatttatttataaatgtatgtattattttttttaactaaaatttattaaaaaaaatacttttataagaaattattttaaaaagaaagtgaaatatttaatttaaaggtaaaaaaattattaatttattaaaaatattaataaaaagtaGGCGGGGAAGCCCGTCGTCGGCTAACCTGTCATCTTGGCGGCGcggacatgatttttatgcccattttacttgccGGGTTTGTCCATCCAACTCGTTTTTTAGCGGGCATAAAGTGGGACGGGTCGGACGACCCATTTTGCCATCCTTAAAACAAACATCTTATCTtatgtaattatttatttatttagttagcCTTTTCATGTAA is part of the Vicia villosa cultivar HV-30 ecotype Madison, WI linkage group LG2, Vvil1.0, whole genome shotgun sequence genome and encodes:
- the LOC131651275 gene encoding uncharacterized protein LOC131651275, whose protein sequence is MARANSTLPISFFEIILQTNLKTIKILNKFTRSHGAGLPNPVMMKPPDGTKWKVFWKNINGEIWFQKGWNTFTKNYSLQYGCLVVFKYKEGSVDDESIEILNERLNKKKATHKLPLVSPRRHKKVIGEIKETSGRTTSLNCPRENSAQESFVLLHVSLLHEPPHLGANCLNVSAISGVSTGGHDDPSPSAILGTSVLEENVGDKGTNYMEENMGDEGTNDMEENMGDEGTTEMEVNLGDEETTEMEVNLGDKWTIEGINCNQEDIEEFTIAKEIWKLRVLMRD